The proteins below come from a single Parafrankia irregularis genomic window:
- a CDS encoding eCIS core domain-containing protein, producing MEQDQLAVRSAAAAVARRSSAANRERGSAALHTQVGNAAFGRILRAGGLASDGGSHGAETAVLRSALRSQGAGPLDPEIGAAIEARRGAGSPLPEPVRAEMEGHLGADLSAVRIHTDGAAATLNRAVQAEAFTTGSDVFFSPGRYDPASPTGRGLLAHELTHVVQQTSGAGGPGGTVSHPDDPAEREAAAVGAQVAREAAPLPEEEEPAEGM from the coding sequence ATGGAGCAGGACCAGCTGGCCGTCCGCTCGGCGGCGGCAGCCGTGGCGCGGCGTTCTTCGGCCGCCAACCGGGAGCGAGGCTCGGCCGCGCTCCACACGCAGGTAGGTAACGCGGCATTCGGGCGAATCCTGCGTGCCGGCGGTCTGGCCAGCGACGGCGGCTCACACGGAGCCGAGACAGCGGTGCTGCGCAGTGCCCTGCGCTCGCAGGGCGCCGGTCCGCTGGACCCGGAGATCGGAGCGGCGATCGAGGCGCGGCGGGGTGCCGGCTCACCGCTTCCGGAGCCGGTGCGGGCGGAGATGGAAGGCCATCTCGGTGCCGACCTGTCCGCCGTGCGGATCCACACCGACGGCGCGGCGGCGACCCTGAACCGAGCGGTGCAGGCAGAGGCGTTCACCACCGGCTCCGACGTCTTCTTCTCGCCCGGGCGGTACGACCCGGCGTCGCCGACCGGGCGCGGTCTGCTGGCCCACGAGCTCACCCACGTCGTGCAGCAGACGAGCGGCGCCGGCGGGCCCGGCGGCACGGTCAGCCATCCGGACGACCCCGCCGAGCGGGAGGCCGCCGCGGTCGGCGCCCAGGTGGCCCGTGAGGCCGCTCCGCTGCCGGAGGAGGAAGAGCCCGCGGAGGGCATGTGA
- a CDS encoding response regulator transcription factor, with the protein MPHRIRVLLRASDPITQAGLAAQLGGCPDIEIVERLSGAVAVSAGGGSEAAVAVAGAGGPGTGAAGRPSYLRPVQLTAEPDRGREHGATPVRPAHDGAAPGGPNPSGGDPRAADVVLVSAQGTDERTLRMVRELQQGGVPVVLVVAELEAHDLTAAVEAGVVGLLRRATATPEAVLAAVRGAAAGEGYLPPDMLGSLLRQVQQVSTQVLAPRGLTFSGLSERELTVLRLVAEGHDTQEIGRRLNYSERTVKNVLQDVTRRFGLRNRSHAVAFALRQGLL; encoded by the coding sequence ATGCCCCACCGCATCCGAGTGCTGCTCCGTGCCAGTGATCCGATCACCCAGGCCGGTCTGGCGGCCCAGCTGGGTGGCTGCCCGGACATCGAGATCGTCGAGAGGCTGTCCGGAGCCGTCGCCGTGAGCGCGGGTGGGGGTTCCGAGGCAGCCGTGGCCGTGGCTGGCGCCGGCGGTCCCGGGACGGGTGCGGCTGGGCGGCCGTCGTACCTGCGTCCCGTCCAGCTCACCGCGGAACCCGACCGGGGCCGCGAGCATGGCGCCACACCGGTTCGGCCGGCCCACGACGGTGCGGCGCCGGGTGGGCCGAACCCGTCCGGCGGTGATCCGAGGGCAGCCGACGTGGTCCTGGTGAGCGCGCAGGGCACCGACGAGCGCACCCTGCGGATGGTGCGTGAGCTGCAGCAGGGTGGGGTGCCCGTCGTGCTCGTCGTCGCGGAGCTGGAGGCCCACGACCTGACCGCCGCCGTTGAGGCGGGTGTCGTCGGGCTCCTGCGCCGGGCCACCGCCACCCCGGAGGCGGTGCTGGCGGCCGTGCGCGGGGCCGCCGCCGGTGAGGGCTACCTGCCGCCGGACATGCTCGGTTCGCTGCTGAGACAGGTCCAGCAGGTGTCCACACAGGTGCTGGCGCCGCGCGGGCTCACCTTCTCCGGGCTCTCCGAACGTGAGCTGACGGTGCTGCGCCTGGTCGCCGAAGGGCATGACACCCAGGAGATCGGGCGGCGCCTCAACTACTCGGAACGGACCGTGAAGAACGTCCTGCAGGACGTCACGCGGCGGTTCGGGCTGCGCAACCGCTCCCACGCGGTCGCCTTCGCCCTCCGCCAGGGCCTGCTCTGA
- a CDS encoding dynamin family protein translates to MTGHTGHTGPGDPAGRPGSLRALVRALLLDTLDACQGCPAEPILREEVDRFDGPLRVALAGRVKAGKSTLLNALAGEQIAATDATECTRIVTSYAAGTREAAWAYLRDGSVVEARLRRTAGSAHVDLAGLPGGAGSAGTAAPGAGATGPGVEALRVELPGPRLHGLTLIDTPGIASLSVELSRRTESFLTRGTRRPPARRPGGRSAGDVPPGLGTAGSGAAGPALAGADAIIYLLRHLHAADVDFLASFRRTGLGEATPAHAIGVLSRADEIAPGRTDSVDVARRAAAAIGRDERVRALVQTVVPVAGLLAQAGTRLSGDELGQLLALAAEPAADTDDLLLSVDRFVAPAASTSVAAPVRALLIDGLGLAGVRLAVALARLGYARDPAGLAAELTARSGLPELTELLRGQFTDRADVLKAQHALRVLDGVLGEDATGEATGADGPVGPPPRLLALLRARREQIEAGAHELAELRLIGELRTGRADLRGLDGGRRDEMERLLGAAGVDVRTRLGLPADADAAEIRPAVLAVLGSYRQLAENRLLPQPTRRAAAILRRTCEGLLHVSAAGS, encoded by the coding sequence GTGACCGGTCACACCGGTCACACCGGTCCAGGCGACCCGGCCGGCCGCCCTGGGAGCCTGCGTGCGCTGGTTCGCGCTCTGCTCCTCGACACGCTCGACGCCTGTCAGGGATGCCCCGCCGAACCGATCCTGCGCGAGGAGGTGGACCGCTTCGACGGGCCGCTGCGGGTCGCGCTCGCCGGCCGGGTCAAGGCCGGCAAGTCCACACTGCTCAACGCCCTCGCGGGCGAGCAGATCGCGGCGACCGACGCCACGGAGTGCACCCGGATCGTGACCTCCTACGCCGCCGGAACGCGCGAGGCGGCCTGGGCCTACCTGCGGGACGGGTCGGTGGTCGAGGCCCGGCTACGCCGCACGGCGGGCAGCGCACATGTTGACCTGGCGGGGCTGCCCGGTGGGGCCGGTTCCGCGGGCACGGCGGCCCCCGGAGCTGGCGCGACTGGTCCCGGCGTGGAGGCTCTGCGGGTCGAGCTGCCGGGCCCGCGGCTACACGGCCTCACCCTCATCGACACGCCGGGCATCGCCTCGTTGTCCGTGGAGCTCTCCCGGCGCACGGAGAGTTTCCTGACCAGGGGCACCCGCCGGCCACCGGCCCGCCGGCCCGGCGGCAGGTCTGCTGGCGACGTGCCCCCCGGTCTCGGCACGGCCGGCTCCGGAGCCGCCGGCCCCGCACTGGCCGGTGCGGACGCGATCATCTATCTGCTGCGTCACCTGCACGCGGCTGACGTCGACTTCCTGGCTTCGTTCCGGCGGACCGGGCTCGGCGAGGCCACCCCGGCGCATGCCATCGGGGTGCTCTCCCGGGCCGACGAGATCGCTCCCGGGCGCACCGATTCCGTGGACGTGGCCCGCCGGGCCGCCGCCGCCATCGGCCGCGACGAACGGGTCCGCGCCCTGGTGCAGACCGTCGTACCGGTCGCCGGCCTGCTCGCCCAGGCCGGCACCCGGCTGTCGGGCGACGAGCTCGGCCAGCTGCTGGCACTCGCCGCCGAGCCCGCCGCGGACACCGACGACCTGCTGCTGTCCGTCGACCGGTTCGTCGCCCCGGCCGCGTCGACATCCGTCGCCGCGCCGGTGCGGGCGCTCCTGATCGACGGCCTCGGCCTCGCCGGCGTACGTCTCGCCGTGGCACTGGCCCGGCTCGGGTACGCCCGTGACCCGGCCGGGCTCGCCGCGGAACTCACCGCGCGCAGCGGCCTGCCCGAGCTGACCGAGCTGCTTCGCGGGCAGTTCACCGACCGCGCCGACGTCCTCAAAGCCCAGCATGCGCTGCGCGTCCTGGACGGAGTTCTCGGCGAAGACGCCACGGGCGAGGCCACCGGAGCGGACGGGCCGGTGGGCCCGCCGCCCCGTCTGCTGGCACTGTTGCGGGCCCGCCGCGAGCAGATCGAGGCCGGCGCGCACGAGCTCGCCGAGCTGCGCCTGATCGGCGAGCTGCGCACCGGCAGGGCCGACCTGCGCGGCCTGGACGGTGGGCGGCGCGACGAGATGGAACGGTTGCTCGGCGCCGCCGGGGTGGACGTGCGGACCCGACTCGGCCTGCCCGCCGACGCCGACGCCGCCGAGATCCGGCCGGCGGTGCTGGCCGTCCTGGGCAGCTACCGCCAGCTGGCGGAGAACCGCCTGCTCCCCCAGCCGACCCGCCGCGCCGCGGCCATCCTGCGCCGCACCTGCGAGGGCCTGCTGCACGTCTCCGCCGCCGGCAGCTGA
- a CDS encoding ATP-binding protein, which produces MHGDDSLADLLGRLAVVEARVRGAVAARRAVDPEPDDAFRGLYLSDGHIDALLLRTPTQTAPAPPEAPGPADPADPSPGDQSAGPGDLAAEVERAAAAARERGSRLRLRELAGGFGLSGLDVDILLVALAPDLDARFEKLYGYLHDDVTRRRASPGLALELCGRSPLDGAARARCAPGAPLLATGLLVVEDADRPFLTRSLRVPDRVTAHLLGVDDPGPALAEVLTDAPDVDDPVVRRVARFLSTAPRPPRPLRPPSRPDPPVRQARPAADARPSDTGLDEAGPDGVRLVDPGLGDPMLVYLRTTPGADGLAAALSACRRAGRRALGLDLSAPGLARVADPAGGRTGSGDVGAGEDGGGEIGMGSGSGSGAVPAADRFGGVAATLAVAVREARLSGAVLVAGPTGMLDPAARGLVVRAAAGGDGTLPPLPVVLYGRGAWDPETPGPVPLIDDVLALGADAQAAVWAAELGAPMPGELASLRLAPRQVRRAVAASRLSARVLEGGPEHDSPELQEPQPSPVPPELQAAPAARAAAPPRVEWLVAAARAQNATGLERLARRISPAVGWDDLVLPPRTLTTLRHLAGRAAHRGRVLDDWGLRRGGGRGEAVTALFVGESGTGKTMAAEVVAGALGVDMYVIDLSGVVDKYIGETEKNLERIFVGAEGLNAVLFFDEADALFGKRSEVSDARDRYANVEVAYLLQRIESFDGVAVLATNLAANLDDAFRRRLSVVAEFTRPDAEQRLALWRRMLAGVPLATDVDLEFCAKAFGLAGGDIRNAAVTAAYLGAANGQVVDMREIVTAVALEYRKLGRLCLADEFGPYFGLVPR; this is translated from the coding sequence GTGCACGGGGACGACTCGCTGGCCGATCTGCTGGGCCGGCTCGCCGTGGTCGAGGCCCGGGTCCGCGGCGCCGTCGCCGCCCGGCGCGCCGTCGACCCGGAGCCCGACGACGCCTTCCGCGGCCTCTACCTCAGCGACGGCCACATCGACGCCCTCCTGCTCCGCACCCCGACCCAGACCGCGCCAGCTCCGCCGGAAGCACCCGGCCCGGCCGATCCGGCCGATCCGTCTCCAGGCGATCAGAGCGCGGGTCCGGGTGATCTCGCGGCCGAGGTGGAGCGGGCCGCCGCGGCGGCGCGGGAGCGGGGCAGCCGGCTGCGGCTTCGAGAGCTCGCGGGCGGCTTCGGGCTGAGCGGGCTCGATGTCGACATCCTGCTGGTCGCGCTGGCCCCGGACCTGGACGCCCGGTTCGAGAAGCTCTACGGCTATCTGCACGACGACGTGACCCGCCGCCGGGCCAGCCCCGGCCTCGCCCTGGAACTGTGCGGGCGTTCGCCGCTCGACGGTGCGGCCCGCGCCCGGTGCGCGCCCGGCGCCCCGCTGCTCGCCACCGGGCTGCTTGTCGTGGAGGACGCCGACCGCCCCTTCCTGACCAGGTCGCTGCGCGTTCCGGACCGGGTCACCGCCCACCTGCTCGGCGTGGACGACCCGGGCCCGGCGCTCGCCGAGGTGCTGACCGACGCCCCGGACGTCGACGATCCGGTGGTCCGGCGGGTGGCCCGTTTTCTCAGCACGGCACCGCGCCCACCGCGCCCACTGCGCCCACCGAGCCGGCCAGACCCGCCGGTGCGCCAGGCTCGTCCGGCGGCCGACGCCCGGCCGTCCGACACCGGGCTGGACGAAGCGGGGCCGGACGGCGTCAGGCTTGTCGACCCCGGGCTTGGTGACCCGATGCTCGTCTACCTGCGGACCACGCCCGGTGCGGACGGCCTCGCTGCCGCGTTGTCCGCCTGCCGCCGGGCCGGGCGCCGCGCCCTCGGCCTGGATCTCTCCGCGCCGGGCCTGGCCCGTGTCGCGGACCCGGCCGGAGGTCGCACCGGCAGCGGCGACGTCGGGGCGGGCGAGGACGGGGGCGGGGAGATCGGCATGGGCAGTGGCTCAGGCTCAGGTGCCGTGCCGGCCGCCGACCGGTTCGGCGGTGTCGCGGCGACGCTCGCCGTCGCCGTCCGCGAGGCACGACTGTCCGGGGCCGTACTGGTCGCCGGCCCAACCGGAATGCTCGACCCCGCGGCGCGTGGGCTGGTGGTCCGCGCCGCGGCCGGAGGCGATGGGACGCTGCCGCCTCTGCCGGTGGTGCTGTACGGGCGGGGCGCGTGGGATCCGGAGACCCCCGGACCGGTGCCGTTGATCGATGACGTGCTTGCGCTGGGGGCCGACGCGCAGGCCGCGGTGTGGGCCGCCGAGCTGGGCGCGCCGATGCCCGGCGAGCTCGCGTCCCTGCGGCTCGCGCCCCGCCAGGTGCGCCGGGCGGTCGCCGCCTCCCGGCTGTCCGCCCGCGTCCTGGAAGGTGGCCCGGAGCACGATTCGCCGGAGCTGCAGGAGCCGCAGCCGTCGCCGGTGCCGCCGGAGCTGCAGGCGGCGCCGGCGGCGCGAGCGGCCGCGCCGCCGCGGGTCGAGTGGCTGGTGGCGGCGGCACGGGCGCAGAACGCCACCGGGCTGGAGCGGCTGGCCCGCCGGATCAGCCCGGCGGTCGGCTGGGACGATCTGGTGCTGCCGCCGCGCACCCTCACCACCCTGCGCCATCTGGCCGGACGGGCGGCCCACCGCGGCCGGGTTCTCGACGACTGGGGGCTGCGTCGCGGCGGCGGCCGAGGTGAGGCCGTCACCGCCCTGTTCGTCGGCGAGTCGGGAACCGGTAAGACCATGGCCGCGGAGGTCGTCGCGGGCGCCCTCGGTGTCGACATGTACGTCATCGACCTGTCCGGGGTCGTCGACAAGTACATCGGCGAGACGGAGAAGAACCTGGAACGCATCTTCGTCGGCGCGGAGGGGCTGAACGCGGTGCTGTTCTTCGACGAGGCCGACGCGTTGTTCGGGAAACGTTCCGAGGTCTCCGACGCCCGCGACCGTTACGCCAATGTCGAGGTCGCCTACCTGCTGCAGCGAATCGAGTCGTTTGACGGGGTGGCCGTTCTGGCGACGAACCTGGCCGCGAACCTTGACGACGCGTTCCGCCGCCGGCTGTCGGTGGTCGCGGAGTTCACCCGGCCGGACGCCGAGCAGCGCCTCGCCCTGTGGCGGCGGATGCTCGCCGGGGTGCCGCTGGCCACCGACGTCGACCTGGAGTTCTGCGCGAAGGCGTTTGGGCTGGCCGGCGGCGACATCCGGAACGCGGCGGTGACCGCGGCCTACCTGGGCGCGGCGAACGGTCAGGTGGTGGACATGCGCGAGATCGTCACCGCGGTCGCGCTCGAATACCGCAAACTCGGCCGCCTCTGCCTCGCCGACGAGTTCGGCCCTTACTTCGGTCTGGTACCACGTTGA
- a CDS encoding DUF4255 domain-containing protein, which produces MSPSEAMIHDVDATLAALLAAEAVAGGDTEVLFDAPTREWAARRGGPCIDAFLYDIREDVARREIAFEQVRDGAGRIVARRPPPRRLRLSYLLTAWTSRPEDEHRLLSVLLAALLRHDAVPAEYLRGALVDQPIPVLLQLALPTGADRGIADVWNALGGELKPSLDLVVVAPFDPARVEPVRKLVAADPEVHLRASATDPRAPAVPPPPGSRPAGAGPRTRRVQEL; this is translated from the coding sequence ATGTCACCGTCTGAGGCGATGATCCATGACGTGGACGCGACGCTCGCCGCGCTGCTCGCCGCCGAAGCCGTGGCCGGCGGTGACACGGAGGTCCTCTTCGACGCACCGACCCGGGAATGGGCGGCCCGGCGCGGTGGGCCGTGCATCGACGCGTTCCTCTACGACATCCGGGAGGATGTGGCGCGCCGCGAGATCGCCTTCGAGCAGGTCCGGGACGGCGCCGGCCGGATCGTCGCGCGCCGGCCGCCGCCGCGCCGGCTGCGGCTGTCCTACCTGCTCACCGCGTGGACGTCCCGCCCGGAGGACGAGCACCGGCTGCTCTCCGTCCTGCTCGCCGCCCTGCTGCGGCACGACGCGGTGCCCGCCGAGTACCTGCGCGGGGCACTGGTCGACCAGCCGATCCCGGTGCTGCTGCAGCTCGCGCTGCCCACCGGCGCGGACCGCGGCATCGCCGACGTGTGGAACGCCCTCGGCGGTGAGCTCAAACCCTCCTTGGACCTCGTCGTCGTCGCGCCGTTCGACCCCGCCCGGGTCGAACCGGTGCGCAAGCTGGTCGCGGCCGACCCCGAGGTGCACCTGCGCGCCTCGGCCACCGACCCGCGCGCGCCAGCCGTGCCGCCACCGCCCGGGAGCAGGCCGGCGGGCGCCGGTCCGCGGACCCGGCGCGTCCAGGAGCTCTGA
- a CDS encoding NlpC/P60 family protein, giving the protein MARYNAADIYGYARAAGFTPDQAVTMTAIALAESGGDSSAHATRGEDSRGLWQINMDAHRQWADQKAYDPAVNAKLAYEVSRGGRDVSPWTTTHGLDDARYLGYRAQAERAAQLAGEGEAHGNWAGTAGYGHQLTAAGDAGGSHLDETTARFLQAALAQAGDKYVYGAEAHLDDSDPTAFDCSELTQWAAAQAGVEIPDGAAAQYEELRTHGQEISVDDALRTPGALLFRADPNGYISHVAISLGDGRTIEARNSRLGVGVFDNRGDWLNRAAVLPGLSGPVGAGAPPGGYSSSSLALAGGVGTEAAGADSDGDGLTDALESQVGTDSAAVDSDHDNLSDIYELLRVGSDPTSADSDHDGLPDSAELALGSSPTNPDSLGAGHLDGATGPTATLDSDHDGLSDDLERVLGTDPSRMDSDGDGLLDGAEHQLGLDPLAFDHLDPAGTDAASGSGSGSSTSLTHHVDTGTGGLDGHTVL; this is encoded by the coding sequence ATGGCGAGGTACAACGCCGCGGACATCTACGGCTACGCCCGCGCGGCGGGTTTCACTCCGGACCAGGCGGTGACGATGACCGCCATCGCCCTGGCCGAGTCGGGCGGTGACAGCTCCGCCCACGCGACCCGCGGGGAGGACTCCCGCGGCCTGTGGCAGATCAACATGGACGCCCACCGCCAGTGGGCCGACCAGAAAGCGTACGACCCCGCGGTCAACGCGAAGCTCGCCTACGAGGTCTCCCGCGGCGGCCGGGACGTCTCGCCGTGGACCACCACCCACGGCCTGGACGACGCCCGTTACCTCGGTTACCGGGCCCAGGCCGAGCGGGCGGCCCAGCTGGCCGGTGAGGGCGAGGCCCACGGCAACTGGGCGGGGACGGCCGGCTACGGCCATCAGCTCACCGCCGCCGGCGACGCCGGCGGCAGCCATCTCGACGAGACGACGGCCCGTTTTCTGCAGGCAGCGCTCGCGCAGGCCGGCGACAAGTACGTCTACGGGGCCGAGGCGCACCTCGACGACTCCGACCCGACCGCGTTCGACTGTTCGGAGCTGACCCAGTGGGCGGCCGCGCAGGCGGGTGTCGAGATCCCCGACGGGGCCGCGGCCCAGTACGAGGAGCTGCGCACCCACGGGCAGGAGATCTCCGTCGACGACGCGCTGCGCACCCCGGGCGCGCTGCTGTTCCGCGCCGACCCGAACGGCTACATCAGCCATGTGGCGATCAGCCTGGGTGACGGCCGCACGATCGAGGCGCGCAACTCTCGCCTGGGGGTCGGTGTGTTCGACAACCGCGGTGACTGGCTGAACCGGGCCGCGGTGCTGCCGGGGCTGTCCGGCCCGGTCGGCGCCGGGGCACCGCCCGGCGGGTACTCGAGCAGCTCCCTGGCCCTGGCCGGCGGGGTCGGCACCGAGGCCGCCGGGGCGGACAGCGACGGCGACGGCCTCACCGACGCGCTGGAGAGCCAGGTCGGTACGGACTCCGCTGCCGTCGACAGCGACCACGACAACCTGTCGGACATCTACGAGCTGCTGCGCGTGGGCTCGGACCCGACGTCCGCCGACTCCGACCATGACGGCCTGCCCGACTCGGCCGAGCTCGCCCTCGGGAGCAGCCCCACGAACCCGGACAGTCTCGGTGCCGGCCACCTCGACGGGGCGACCGGGCCGACGGCGACGCTCGACAGCGATCACGACGGGCTCAGCGACGATCTGGAGCGGGTGCTGGGAACGGACCCGAGCCGGATGGACTCCGACGGTGACGGCCTGCTCGACGGTGCGGAGCACCAGCTCGGCCTGGACCCGCTGGCCTTCGACCACCTCGACCCCGCCGGCACCGACGCCGCCTCCGGTTCCGGTTCCGGAAGCAGTACATCCCTCACCCATCATGTGGACACGGGTACCGGCGGCCTCGACGGACACACGGTCCTTTGA
- a CDS encoding dynamin family protein, with protein MTGLGADSNPARPASARPVHPAAGGPSATVRLLDAVAAEAGRRGRPDLQVRLARERGRLVTPDALVVVAGEFKKGKGTLVNALLGAAVCGTDPISTTLVPTMVGYAPHPTATVRRAARSAPGDAPTGGAPPTAAAPAEARSVEDPSVDAVSIEVLHDLVQGPPAATRLAIGSDSDSDSGTGTGSGLGTGSGTGPVSSAQVGVPRQLLAQGLTLLDTPGLNGGLADGHAAATLDAAVSADAVLFVSDAGQELTAPELDLIRRLVRQGGTVLLAITKIDACPHWRRVVAANREHLRRAGLDLTVFPLGAPLRLRALRDHRPDLDTESGYPALVTHLRHEIVAPRRARLERLARATAADALRQLLTELETERAALADPRHDAGDRAAGLAAAVRDASRMGEPAAVWRQELSQQYPEMTLRCRDGLAASIRTLHARAEERITASDPSEQWDELRSWLFQAVNETLLDHRQQIRSEGTTLVDTVTQAFEAAAGPVRELLATAVDRPLPTVEDVRGLEFTQSTGFDLLAQGARGGSVGMVIVSAGGALASIAGLAALTTVLAPVGIGALVMLGRRTIASVRANERRAHQAHAKEAARQYIEQAGRIIAQDATVVCEQLRVSLHQALTGLATELTTEARRNLAAAERAGRETEESHQARLAALDRDIARLRAVTEAASAPGAGDPAGAAGAARAVSTGRAGRGAAR; from the coding sequence ATGACGGGCCTCGGCGCGGACTCAAATCCGGCGCGTCCGGCATCGGCACGTCCGGTGCACCCGGCCGCCGGCGGGCCTTCGGCCACGGTCCGGCTGCTCGACGCGGTGGCCGCCGAGGCCGGGCGGCGAGGCCGGCCGGACCTGCAGGTGCGGCTTGCCCGGGAACGCGGCCGGCTGGTCACACCGGACGCCCTGGTGGTCGTCGCGGGCGAGTTCAAGAAAGGCAAGGGCACCCTGGTCAACGCCCTGTTGGGGGCGGCGGTGTGCGGCACCGACCCGATCTCGACCACGCTGGTGCCGACCATGGTCGGCTACGCCCCGCACCCGACCGCGACGGTGCGGCGCGCCGCCCGATCCGCCCCGGGTGACGCACCGACCGGCGGGGCACCGCCCACAGCGGCAGCACCGGCCGAGGCTCGGTCTGTCGAGGATCCGTCCGTCGACGCGGTTTCCATCGAGGTGCTGCACGACCTCGTCCAGGGCCCGCCGGCGGCGACACGCCTCGCGATCGGCTCCGACTCCGACTCCGACTCGGGCACCGGTACCGGCTCCGGCCTTGGAACCGGCTCCGGCACCGGTCCGGTGAGTTCGGCGCAGGTCGGGGTCCCCCGGCAGCTGTTGGCGCAGGGTCTGACCCTGCTCGACACCCCGGGGCTGAACGGCGGACTGGCCGACGGCCATGCGGCGGCGACGCTGGACGCGGCCGTCAGCGCCGACGCCGTCCTGTTCGTCTCCGACGCCGGGCAGGAACTCACCGCCCCCGAGCTGGACCTGATCCGACGGCTCGTCCGGCAGGGCGGGACCGTGCTGCTCGCGATCACCAAGATCGACGCCTGCCCGCACTGGCGCCGGGTGGTCGCGGCCAACCGGGAGCATCTGCGGCGTGCTGGTCTGGACCTCACCGTCTTCCCCCTCGGCGCGCCGCTGCGGCTGCGCGCCCTGCGCGACCATCGGCCTGATCTCGACACCGAGTCCGGCTACCCGGCGCTGGTGACCCATCTGCGCCACGAGATCGTCGCACCGCGCCGGGCCCGCCTTGAACGACTGGCCCGCGCCACCGCCGCCGACGCGCTGCGCCAGCTACTCACCGAGCTGGAGACCGAACGGGCAGCACTCGCCGATCCGCGGCATGACGCGGGCGACCGGGCGGCCGGCCTGGCCGCCGCCGTCCGCGACGCGAGTCGGATGGGTGAGCCCGCCGCGGTCTGGCGGCAGGAACTGTCGCAGCAGTACCCGGAGATGACCCTGCGCTGCAGGGACGGCCTGGCGGCCAGCATCCGGACGTTACACGCCAGAGCGGAGGAGAGGATCACCGCGAGTGATCCGTCCGAGCAGTGGGACGAGCTGCGCAGCTGGCTGTTCCAGGCGGTCAACGAGACCCTGCTGGACCACCGCCAGCAGATCCGCTCCGAAGGCACGACTCTCGTCGACACCGTCACGCAGGCGTTCGAGGCCGCCGCCGGCCCCGTCCGGGAGCTGCTCGCCACGGCGGTCGACCGGCCGCTGCCCACGGTCGAGGACGTCCGCGGCCTCGAGTTCACCCAGTCGACCGGTTTCGACCTGCTGGCACAGGGCGCGCGCGGCGGGAGCGTCGGGATGGTCATCGTCTCGGCTGGCGGGGCACTTGCCAGCATCGCCGGGCTCGCCGCCCTCACGACAGTGCTCGCCCCGGTCGGAATCGGGGCGCTCGTGATGCTCGGGCGGCGCACGATCGCCTCCGTCCGCGCGAACGAACGCCGCGCCCACCAGGCACATGCCAAGGAAGCCGCGCGGCAGTACATCGAACAGGCTGGAAGGATCATCGCGCAGGACGCGACCGTCGTCTGCGAACAGCTTCGCGTCAGCCTGCACCAGGCCCTGACCGGGCTGGCCACTGAGCTGACGACCGAAGCGCGGCGCAACCTGGCGGCCGCCGAGCGGGCCGGTCGGGAGACCGAGGAATCGCACCAGGCCCGGCTCGCCGCGCTGGACAGGGACATCGCCCGGCTGCGCGCCGTGACGGAGGCCGCCAGCGCACCCGGCGCCGGCGACCCTGCCGGCGCGGCCGGCGCGGCCCGAGCGGTCAGCACGGGACGGGCAGGACGGGGAGCTGCCAGGTGA